DNA sequence from the Devosia lacusdianchii genome:
TCGCCGCCGAAAATCTGGGCGTTCTCGGCCCAGGTGATCACCGAGCGCGGGCTCATCACGGTCGACAGGTCGCCATTGATGAAGGCCGAGCGGGTCAGGTCCGCCAGGCGCACCATGTTGGAGACGACCTTCTTGCCCTTCTCGGTCTCGCCGTAAGCCTTATTCTTGGCCAGAACGATGCCGACTTCCTTGTCATGCGGCAGGTAGTTGAGCGTGGTGACCAGGCTCCAGCGGTCCATCTGACCCTGGTTGATCTGCTGGGTGCCGTGATAGAGGCCCGACGTGTCGCCCAAACCAATGGTATTGGTGGTCGAGAACAGGCGGAAGGCCGGATGGGGCACGATCACGCGGTTCTGGTCGAGCAGGGTCAGACGGCCCGCCACTTCGAGCACACGCTGGATCACGAACATCACGTCCGGACGGCCGGCGTCGTATTCGTCGAACACCAGCGCGACATTGTTCTGCACCGCCCACGGCAGGATGCCGTCACGGAATTCGGTGACCTGCTTGCCGTCCTTGAGCACGATCGCGTCCTTGCCGACGAGATCGATACGGCTGACATGGCTGTCGAGATTGACGCGCACCAGCGGCCAGTTCAGCCGCGCCGCGACCTGCTCGATATGCGTCGACTTACCGGTACCGTGATAGCCCTGCACCATGACGCGTCGGTTGAACGCGAAACCGGCCAGAATCGCCAGCGTGGTGTTGCGGTCGAACAGGTAATCCGGATCGATGGGCGGGACGTGGCTATTGGCTTCTTTGTAGCCCTTGACCACCATGTCGGTATCGATGCCGAACAGCTCCCGTGCCGAGAATTCGGTATCGGGCAGATTGGTGTACTCAGTCATGGCAAAGCTCTTGGCGGGAAAAATCGAGGCAGGACAGGCGTGAAAGTCGCGGGCTCTATAGCAGCATTGTGACGGAGGCGGTAGGCGTCTGGACGACAGAATGCATGCGCCATACTCATCCACCAGCGTTCCCTCGGGCTTGACCCGAGGGCCATTCTCAACGCCGCACAAGTGCTGAGCGGCCCTCGGGTCAAGCCCGAGGGAACGGCCCGGAGGGGCCGGAAGTCATTTCGCCACGAACCCAGTCTTCTTCAAGTGCGAATAAGCCGCGATAATGGTCCGCAACCGCTCTTCGCTGGCCTTGTCACCGCCATTGGCGTCCGGGTGGTGGATCTTGACCAGGGTCTTGTAGGCACGCTTGATCTCGTCGGACTTCGCATGCCCGATAATGCCGAGCGTTTCGAGCGCCCGGCGATCCTGCTCATGCAGCGGCTTGACCCGTTCCGAGGCCGGCTTCTGCGATTGGCGATGGCGGTAACGGGCGAACACACCGAACGGGTCGCCGAACCGGTCGCCGGGACGCAAAGCCTCGCGGGCCGCCTTGGCACCGCGCATATTGGGGTTGCCGGTGGCAAAACTCGAGCGCGATTCTGCCTTGGGCGGCGTATGCAGCGCGTCCTCCAGCTCGTCCTTGTCCATGCCGGCAAAGAAGTTGAACGCGGTGTTATAGTGGCGCACGTGTTCGAGGCAGAAATGATGATACTGCCCTTCGCTGCGATGCCCCTTGGGCGCACGGTACTCCCCAGCCAGCTCGCAGCCCTCCCAATCGCACACATGCTCAGCCGACGCGGGCTTTTCTTCCCGACGCGGCCTGATGCGGATGGTATCGAAGAGCTTGGATTGCAGTTTCATTGCGCCTAGTTACGTGCCTGGACCAGTTAGAAAGCCCGCAGCATGAGTGCCAAAGACACCATCACCGCCAAGCTCACCGATAAATTCGCCCCCGCTTTCCTCGATGTGATCGACGAATCGATGCTCCATCATGGCCATGCCGGCTGGCGGGAGGGTGGTGAAACCCATTTTCGTGTCAGAATCGCGACCCGCCATTTTGACGGGATGAGCCGCGTGGCGCAACACCGCGCCGTCATGGACGTGCTCGACGCCGAACTCAAGGACCGGGTGCATGCCCTGGCCATCGAGGTCTTGCCACCTGACGGACCGTATCCGTTATCAGATCGGGTGTAGCCATGTCACTGCGGATCATTCGTCGCCTGCTGCCCGATTGGGGCACCACTTATGGTCCGCCCGGTGACGGCCCGTTTCCCGCGCTCCTGCTGTTACACGGCTCCGAAGGTGGCCCTTCTGGCTGGATGCATCGGATCGCCATGCTGTTCGCCGCCCATGGCTATCTGGCCTATCCGCATACCTATTCGATCGGCGGCAATTCGTGGAATGCCGGGTCGATCATAGATGTGCCGCTGGACCGAACCGTTCAAGCCCTCGACGCGCTGCGCGCCTTCCCCTTCTCCGGCCCGAGGCTCGGCCTCTATGGTGTTTCTCGCGGCGCCGAGCATGCGCTGCTGGTTTCGACACTGATGGCGCAGAACGGACTGGCGCCGGTGGATGCCATTGCCGTCCACAGCCCGCCCGATGTGATTTGCCAGGGCTTCAACAGCGCCACCTGGCGCGACAAGGGCGATCCCGGCTGGCAGTCGCCCGACCCCGGCAAGCGCGCCTGGACCTGGCAGGGCTCGTCGGACGCTCTGCTCCCAACAACCCCGATCGCAGTCGAGACCATCCCTGCTCCGATCTTCATCAGCCACGGCACCGCCGATCGCGTCTGGTCGGTCGAGATGACCCGCCGTCTCGAGCAACGCCTGCGCGCGGCGGGCAAGGCACCGCAGGTGCATTATTTCGACGGGCAGGACCACATGCTCAACAGCGCCAGCGAGAACGACTTGCATGAGAAGCTGCTGGCGTTTTTTGAACGTACACTGGCCTAGTTCTCCCTGTCGGATCACGTCTTACGACTAGCGTCCTCATAAATGGCCAAGGCTATATCATAGTTGATAAGGGTCTTGCCGGAGTGAGGCGACACCGCAACGAACTGCGCGATCTCTGCCGGGCTGAAGCTCCAGCTTGCTGGCAGACCAAGCTTTCGCTTCACCGCACCATCGGCAGAGTTACAGTCGCCGCAGATGATCGTATCCGGGAAGCGGACCTTGCGTTCTGTGTGGCAGTGATGCCGGGTAATGGAAATGGTCCAACCCATGCCATACTCATCGCCGAAACGCTCGCGCCAGGATGGCCCTCTGATTTCAGACCACCTGATCAGCTGTTGCGCCGTGCGCCCGCAACCAGGGCACCGCCAATTGCTGGCCACGGCCTTCAAGTAAAGGGCTTTGCAGTGCATTCCGCCAAAGGCGGCAATCTCCTGCGCCGAGGGCAGCTTACTCCACTTGGCTGTCTTCGCCACGCTTCCCGCCTCTGCCCTGGATTATTGAGCGACGGCCCGCATCTCATCCAGAAACGCCGAGACCGCCTGCGGATCCACGTTCTTCTCGATGAACGCCTTGCCGATGCCCCGTGTCAGGATGAAGGTCAGCGCGCCGCGCGTCACTTTCTTGTCCTGCGCAATCGCCGCCATCAGGACCTCGGTCGAGCCGAGATTGCCGGAAATATCGGCCAACGCCGTCGGCAGACCCGATTTCTGCAAATGCGCGATGATCCGCCCGGTATCCTGGCTCGGCGCGATGCCCAGTTTTGCCGAGAACCCATGCGCCAGCGCCATGCCGATGGCGACGCCTTCGCCATGCAGCAGGCGGTCGGAATAGCCGGTGTCCTTTTCCAGCGCATGCCCGAAGGTATGTCCCAGATTAAGCAGCGCCCGAACACCGAGCTCCTTTTCGTCCTCGATGACGACGCGTGCCTTGTGGGCACAGCAGCGGGCGATGGCTTCGCCGCGGGCCGGACCGCCGGCAAAGATTTCGGCCTGATTGGCTTCGAGCCAGAAGAAGAAATCCTCGTCGTCGATCAACCCGTATTTGACCACCTCGGCATAGCCGGAAGCAAATTGCCGCGGCGCGAGCGTATCGAGCGTCGAGAGGTCCGCCAGCACCAGCTTGGGCTGGTGGAAGGCCCCGATCAGGTTCTTGCCGTGAGGTGAATTGATGCCGGTCTTGCCGCCAACCGAGCTATCGACCTGCGCCAGAAGCGAAGTCGGCATCTGCACGAAATCCATGCCCCGCCGGGCAATGGACGCGGCAAAGCCGGCGAGGTCGCCGATGACGCCGCCACCCAGCGCGATGACCAGGTCGCCGCGCTCCAGCCGCGCCGCCAGAATACCCTCCACCGCCTGACCGAGATAGGCCCAGGACTTGGTGCTTTCGCCCGCCGGCAGCACGATCTCGGTATGTCCAAGCCCGGCCGCATCCAGCGACCGCAACAGCCGCGGCAACTGCGCCTCGGCCACCGTGGCATCGGTGATGATGCCAAAGCGTCGCCCGGGAAATCGCTCGGCCAGGATGGCGCCCGCTTCGTCCAACAGCCGGTCGCCGATCAGGATGTCATAGGCGCGCTCGCCCAGCGCAACATGAACCATGTGGGCAATATCGGCCATCGATCAATCCTGGCGTTTGAGAAAGGCGAGCACGGCGTCGACGATGTCGCCGGCCACCACATCCTGCGGCACATCGCGCGACAACACCGTCACATCGGCTTCGGCATAGATGGGGTAGCGATCCTCGATCAGCTTCTCGAGCGTGGCGCGCGGATTGGCGGTCTTGAGCAGCGGCCGGTTCGAGCGGCGCGACACCCGTTCGAACAGGATATCCGCCTCGGCCTTGAGCCACACGGTCAGCGCTTCCGCCTTCATCAGCGCGCGCGTATCGGGATTGACGAAGGCCCCTCCGCCGGTGGCCAGCACCACGCCATGGTCCTTGAGCACGCGCGCGATAACCCGGGTCTCGCCGGCGCGGAATTCGGGTTCGCCGCGTTGCTCGAAAATCTCGGGGATCGTCATCTGCGCCGCCTTCTCGATCTCCTCGTCACTGTCGAGAAACTGGCGATTGAGCCGAGCGGCGAGGCGGCGGCCCACCGTGGTCTTGCCGGCGCCCATCATGCCCACGAGGACCAGTGGCTTGCCGGCCAGGCGCTCTACGAGGTGCTCGGCGCGGGCCTGCCGCGATGCCGCGTCGGGTCGGTTCAAGACTGGGCTCCCTGATCTTGCCGCTATCAACCCGCACCGGCCCGCCCTGTCAAGAAACTTGCACAGGACGCCTGGTGCAGGCCGCTGCGGCGGTCAAACGGAAACGAAACTATTTGCTGACAGTTTACCAGCAATTGTTATCGTTGGACGATCATGCCGACCCTGATCCGCCTCATCATCACGCTGCTGTTTCTTGCTGGCCTCGTCTATGCTGGCATGTTCGCGCTCGTGGCGCTGGTCGAGCCGACGCCCAAGGAAGTCACCATCCGCATTCCCTCCCGTGATCTGCTCGGTGGCGGCGCGCCGGCCCTGCCCGGCAGCCAGCCGGCCGCCCCGGCAACGGAAGCGGCGCCTGCCGAGACCACGACGCCATGAGCGGCGGGCACCTGATCGGCGCCTTTCTCGAAATGATGAGCGCCGAACGCGGCGCCGCCAAGAACACCATCGACGCCTATCGGCGCGATCTTGGCGACTATGCCGGCTTCGTCGCCGGCAAGCAGCAGACGCTGCTGACCGTGCCGCGCGAAACCGTCAATGCCTATCTCGACCAGCTTCGCCGCGACGGCCTCTCTGCCGCGTCCAGCGCCCGCCGCCTCTCGGCGATCCGACAATTTCACCGCTTCCTGTGCGCCGACAATATGCGCGGCGATGACCCGACCCGCATCGTCGCCAGCCCCAAAAGCCGGCGCGCGCTGCCCAAAGTGCTTTCCATCGCCGAGGTGGACAAACTTCTGGTGACTGCCGAGGTAGAAGCCAACGCCGAAGCGTCCGAGCAAAAACACGCCGCGGCATTGCGGCTCTACGTGCTGTTGGAACTGCTCTACGCCACCGGCATGCGCGTCAGCGAACTCGTGAGCCTGCGCCGCTCGGCGGTGATGCGCGATACCAGCTTCATCACCGTTACCGGCAAGGGCAACAAGGAGCGCGTCGTTCC
Encoded proteins:
- a CDS encoding J domain-containing protein, with translation MKLQSKLFDTIRIRPRREEKPASAEHVCDWEGCELAGEYRAPKGHRSEGQYHHFCLEHVRHYNTAFNFFAGMDKDELEDALHTPPKAESRSSFATGNPNMRGAKAAREALRPGDRFGDPFGVFARYRHRQSQKPASERVKPLHEQDRRALETLGIIGHAKSDEIKRAYKTLVKIHHPDANGGDKASEERLRTIIAAYSHLKKTGFVAK
- the cobS gene encoding cobaltochelatase subunit CobS — protein: MTEYTNLPDTEFSARELFGIDTDMVVKGYKEANSHVPPIDPDYLFDRNTTLAILAGFAFNRRVMVQGYHGTGKSTHIEQVAARLNWPLVRVNLDSHVSRIDLVGKDAIVLKDGKQVTEFRDGILPWAVQNNVALVFDEYDAGRPDVMFVIQRVLEVAGRLTLLDQNRVIVPHPAFRLFSTTNTIGLGDTSGLYHGTQQINQGQMDRWSLVTTLNYLPHDKEVGIVLAKNKAYGETEKGKKVVSNMVRLADLTRSAFINGDLSTVMSPRSVITWAENAQIFGGDIGFAFRLTFLNKCDELERPVVAEFYQRVFGEDLPESSANLAVTA
- a CDS encoding site-specific tyrosine recombinase XerD; its protein translation is MSGGHLIGAFLEMMSAERGAAKNTIDAYRRDLGDYAGFVAGKQQTLLTVPRETVNAYLDQLRRDGLSAASSARRLSAIRQFHRFLCADNMRGDDPTRIVASPKSRRALPKVLSIAEVDKLLVTAEVEANAEASEQKHAAALRLYVLLELLYATGMRVSELVSLRRSAVMRDTSFITVTGKGNKERVVPLNDRARDAVKAYVATLDAGPFLFPATGADGYLSRQVFARDLKGLAGRAGISSTRVAPHVLRHAFASHLLAGGADLRVVQMLLGHADISTTQIYTHVLDEKLRTLVESHHPLNQG
- a CDS encoding shikimate kinase: MNRPDAASRQARAEHLVERLAGKPLVLVGMMGAGKTTVGRRLAARLNRQFLDSDEEIEKAAQMTIPEIFEQRGEPEFRAGETRVIARVLKDHGVVLATGGGAFVNPDTRALMKAEALTVWLKAEADILFERVSRRSNRPLLKTANPRATLEKLIEDRYPIYAEADVTVLSRDVPQDVVAGDIVDAVLAFLKRQD
- the aroB gene encoding 3-dehydroquinate synthase, with protein sequence MADIAHMVHVALGERAYDILIGDRLLDEAGAILAERFPGRRFGIITDATVAEAQLPRLLRSLDAAGLGHTEIVLPAGESTKSWAYLGQAVEGILAARLERGDLVIALGGGVIGDLAGFAASIARRGMDFVQMPTSLLAQVDSSVGGKTGINSPHGKNLIGAFHQPKLVLADLSTLDTLAPRQFASGYAEVVKYGLIDDEDFFFWLEANQAEIFAGGPARGEAIARCCAHKARVVIEDEKELGVRALLNLGHTFGHALEKDTGYSDRLLHGEGVAIGMALAHGFSAKLGIAPSQDTGRIIAHLQKSGLPTALADISGNLGSTEVLMAAIAQDKKVTRGALTFILTRGIGKAFIEKNVDPQAVSAFLDEMRAVAQ
- a CDS encoding alpha/beta hydrolase family protein → MSLRIIRRLLPDWGTTYGPPGDGPFPALLLLHGSEGGPSGWMHRIAMLFAAHGYLAYPHTYSIGGNSWNAGSIIDVPLDRTVQALDALRAFPFSGPRLGLYGVSRGAEHALLVSTLMAQNGLAPVDAIAVHSPPDVICQGFNSATWRDKGDPGWQSPDPGKRAWTWQGSSDALLPTTPIAVETIPAPIFISHGTADRVWSVEMTRRLEQRLRAAGKAPQVHYFDGQDHMLNSASENDLHEKLLAFFERTLA
- a CDS encoding BolA family protein, producing the protein MSAKDTITAKLTDKFAPAFLDVIDESMLHHGHAGWREGGETHFRVRIATRHFDGMSRVAQHRAVMDVLDAELKDRVHALAIEVLPPDGPYPLSDRV